Proteins from one Podospora pseudoanserina strain CBS 124.78 chromosome 1, whole genome shotgun sequence genomic window:
- a CDS encoding hypothetical protein (BUSCO:EOG09262G8Y; EggNog:ENOG503NUC4; COG:Q), whose translation MRVPPPPFVKRLTSPPVINIKSGATFFRRHPSSLPPPNQHAHLQPPKNDNPPLFKEISFQVPSHLSQSPQQNESSWVVVGPSRSGKTTFLQMLRGELHCSPISARTWPWLTQHNLTPQTAIKYVGFNGKGISEVTTSAYLSARYESLREDTDFSLKEYLLGQTQFNLGRIPGEHVISQHLFDKVVKDLSLVELLDTPVAFLSNGQSRRAAIAKALMAEPEVLLLDEPFVGLDPGASRALSVMLKTLAERASPRVVISCRPQDPLPGWIQRVVYLEGAGEVAIAGQLGIEGAEDAFVKEAGGGSQVEIITDADEGALGEPLVEMNGCKVRYGNKVALGNWDGGLHWTVRRGQRWGVFGPNGSGKTTIVALLCSDHPQTYSLPIKLFGRNRMPEPGSGERPLTFWDIQSRIGHSSPEIHKHMPRGLNVQQVLESAWADTFKGVPKLDEDAKQKVKATLRWFEKELNPRYSKDKEGPPDNVAWAQDYLFGGLSFSAQRVLLFLRAIINHPDIVVLDEAFSGMDEYVRDKCMLFLACGEEKAYAADRTVVEHPAPEKIKVKGLGEDQALICISHVKEEVPDCVKEWLCLPEPNMGLPARFGQLGKPLRTDEDTWMHTIWGLNRRN comes from the coding sequence ATGCGtgtccctcccccaccttttGTCAAACGGCTCACCAGCCCAcccgtcatcaacatcaaatcAGGAGCTACCTTTTTCCGCCGACATCCCTCCTCTCTGCCTCCACCAAATCAACATGCTCATTTGCAGCCACCCAAGAATGATAACCCCCCACTATTCAAGGAAATCTCGTTCCAGGTCCCCTCGCATCTTTCCCAGTCACCTCAGCAAAATGAGTCCAGCTGGGTAGTCGTCGGCCCTTCACGCTCCGGCAAAACCACCTTTCTTCAGATGCTCCGTGGAGAGCTCCATTGCTCCCCAATCTCGGCGAGGACATGGCCTTGGCTCACGcaacacaacctcaccccTCAAACAGCTATCAAATACGTTGGATTCAACGGCAAGGGGATATCAGAGGTCACCACTTCGGCTTACCTGTCAGCGAGATATGAGAGTCTGAGAGAAGACACAGACTTTTCTCTCAAGGAATATCTACTTGGCCAGACGCAGTTCAACCTAGGCCGTATTCCAGGGGAGCATGTCATCAGTCAGCATCTTTTCGACAAAGTTGTCAAAGACCTGAGTTTGGTCGAGCTGCTGGATACACCTGTGGCCTTCTTGTCAAATGGGCAGTCAAGGCGAGCGGCGATTGCCAAGGCTTTGATGGCGGAACCAGAGGTACTCTTGCTGGACGAGCCGTTTGTGGGGCTGGATCCTGGAGCATCTAGGGCCCTGAGTGTGATGTTGAAGACGCTAGCCGAGAGAGCCAGTCCGAGGGTGGTCATTAGTTGCCGGCCACAGGATCCGCTGCCAGGCTGGATACAAAGGGTCGTATATTtggagggagcaggagaggtgGCTATCGCCGGTCAACTGGGAATTGAGGGCGCCGAGGATGCATTTGTAAAGGAGGCGGGCGGGGGAAGTCAGGTGGAAATCATTACGGACGCCGATGAGGGCGCGCTGGGAGAGCCGCTGGTTGAGATGAACGGCTGCAAAGTGCGCTACGGGAACAAAGTTGCTCTCGGAAACTGGGATGGTGGTCTGCACTGGACTGTCCGGAGAGGTCAAAGATGGGGCGTCTTTGGGCCCAATGGATCAGGCAAGACGACGATTGTAGCATTGCTTTGTTCTGACCATCCCCAGACATATTCGCTTCCCATCAAACTATTTGGACGCAACCGAATGCCGGAGCCGGGATCTGGTGAGCGGCCTCTGACTTTCTGGGATATCCAATCTCGCATTGGGCATTCTAGCCCTGAGATTCACAAGCACATGCCTCGTGGCTTGAACGTTCAACAAGTGCTGGAGAGCGCTTGGGCTGATACTTTCAAGGGCGTTCCCAAGTTGGACGAGGACGCCAAACAGAAAGTGAAGGCAACACTCAGGTGGTTTGAGAAGGAACTTAATCCTAGGTACTCaaaggacaaggaggggCCCCCTGATAATGTCGCCTGGGCCCAGGATTATTTGTTTGGCGGCCTGTCCTTCAGTGCGCAACGAGTGTTGCTGTTTCTTCGCGCCATCATTAACCATCCGGACATTGTGGTTTTGGACGAAGCCTTTAGCGGTATGGATGAGTATGTGCGGGACAAGTGCATGCTCTTCCTAGCTTGCGGCGAGGAAAAAGCATACGCCGCTGACAGAACTGTCGTGGAACATCCTGCACCGGAGAAGATCAAAGTGAAGGGACTGGGCGAGGACCAAGCACTGATCTGTATCAGCCatgtcaaggaggaggtccc
- the UMP1 gene encoding 20S proteasome maturation factor (COG:O; BUSCO:EOG092654XA; EggNog:ENOG503P40C), translating to MQSLRIVPESNPSSSFTHQPSRAHVAPSAPGLHDTLRAGVGANPLTTPATQAISAHPLEARLKQWETTREQLKMETLRRTYGIAEPVRRGMELKITREGTWKPLCLGGNSTPSIHEEILTGRDGIIEWEDVFTGEENGANISVHEEIERKVKM from the exons ATG CAGTCTCTCCGCATCGTCCCAGagtccaacccctcctcctccttcacccaTCAGCCCTCCCGCGCCCATGTTGCTCCATCAGCACCTGGTCTTCACGACACACTTCGCGCTGGTGTCGgcgccaaccccctcacaacTCCCGCGACCCAAGCCATCTCCGCCCACCCTCTCGAGGCCCGCTTAAAACAGTGGGAGACCACCCGCGAGCAGCTCAAGATGGAGACACTCCGTCGCACATATGGCATCGCCGAGCCAGTCCGCAGAGGCATGGAGCTCAAGATCACTCGTGAAGGAACATGGAAGCCCCTGTGCCTGGGCGGCAACAGCACACCTAGCATTCACGAAGAGATCTTGACTGGACGGGACGGCATTATTGAATGGGAGGATGTATTTactggggaggagaatggGGCGAACATCAGTGTGCACGAGGAGATCGAGCGCAAGGTGAAGATGTAA
- a CDS encoding hypothetical protein (EggNog:ENOG503P4RH; COG:S) → MADIKPDTSTAQPRPSNEEPTASPQQQGPEQTGETVPSKTPESAEPVVSPSEVVTSSPAEPKGKNTEDEAPSLSQPPLGKTALTAAPARDDDSLSIEPTAALPPAAMSDSVSPSSPVCTITLLLPTGARHPYKIDEKYLSKRGVDIPEYLEGGGVKDPFSISVYKLKELILREWRDEWEGRPASPTSIRLIHFGKLLDDKEPLKKYQLSKDAPNVVHMSVRPAEMMEEDEGAKGGKASSREGRTREGGGGCCVIL, encoded by the exons ATGGCCGACATCAAGCCAGACACGAGCACCGCACAGCCGCGACCGTCGAATGAGGAGCCAACAGCCTctccacaacaacaagggcCGGAACAGACGGGAGAGACCGTGCCGTCAAAGACACCAGAGAGCGCTGAACCAGTAGTATCTCCATCCGAGGTGGTGACAAGCTCACCTGCCGAACCGAAAGGAAAGAACACGGAGGATGAAGCCCCGTCATTatcacaaccacctctcGGCAAGACAGCTCTGACCGCTGCGCCAGCAAGAGACGATGACTCCCTTTCAATAGAGCCTACAGCCGCTCTGCCTCCCGCGGCCATGTCCGATTCTGTTTCGCCGTCTTCCCCGGTCTGCACCATCACGCTGCTGCTCCCTACCGGTGCGCGACACCCGTACAAGATCGACGAGAAGTACCTCTCGAAGCGGGGTGTTGATATTCCAGAATATCtcgagggtgggggggtcaAGGACCCGTTCAGTATATCAGTGtacaagctcaaggagctgatcttgagggagtggagggacGAGTGGGAGGGCAGGCCGGCGAGTCCAACCAGTATCAGGTTGATTCATTTCGGAAAGTTATTGGACGATAAGGAGCCGTTGAAGA AATACCAACTGAGCAAAGATGCCCCCAACGTTGTGCACATGTCGGTACGGCCAGcagagatgatggaggaagacgagggcGCCAAAGGTGGGAAGGCCAGCTCCCGTGAGGGCAGGACAAgggagggcgggggcggCTGCTGTGTAATTCTATGA